A window of the Kosakonia sp. BYX6 genome harbors these coding sequences:
- the tatC gene encoding Sec-independent protein translocase subunit TatC has product MAVDDTQPLIAHLIELRKRLLNCIIAVMVIFLALVYFANDIYQLVSAPLIKQMPLGATMIATDVASPFFTPIKLTFMVSLILSAPVVLYQVWAFVAPALYKHERRLVVPLLVSSSLLFYIGMAFAYFVVFPLAFGFLANTAPEGVQVSTDIASYLSFVMALFMAFGVSFEVPVAIVLLCWMGVTTPADLRQKRPYVLVGAFVVGMLLTPPDVFSQTLLAIPMYCLFEVGVFFARFYVGKRRIPDEENETETSEE; this is encoded by the coding sequence ATGGCTGTAGACGATACCCAACCGCTGATCGCACACCTTATTGAGCTGCGTAAGCGTCTGCTGAACTGCATTATCGCCGTGATGGTGATTTTTCTCGCGCTGGTCTACTTCGCGAATGATATTTACCAGCTGGTCTCCGCGCCGCTGATCAAACAGATGCCGCTGGGCGCAACGATGATCGCCACCGACGTGGCATCACCATTTTTCACGCCGATCAAACTGACCTTTATGGTGTCGCTGATCCTGTCTGCGCCGGTCGTTCTGTATCAGGTGTGGGCTTTTGTCGCTCCGGCGCTGTATAAGCACGAACGCCGTCTGGTTGTGCCGTTGCTGGTTTCCAGCTCGCTGCTGTTTTACATCGGCATGGCCTTCGCCTATTTCGTGGTGTTCCCGCTGGCGTTTGGCTTCCTGGCAAATACCGCGCCGGAAGGCGTCCAGGTTTCCACTGACATTGCGAGCTACCTCAGTTTCGTGATGGCGCTGTTTATGGCCTTTGGTGTCTCGTTCGAAGTGCCGGTGGCTATTGTGCTGCTGTGCTGGATGGGCGTCACGACGCCAGCCGACCTGCGGCAAAAGCGCCCGTATGTGTTGGTCGGCGCGTTTGTCGTCGGTATGTTGCTGACCCCGCCGGATGTGTTCTCGCAAACACTGCTGGCGATCCCGATGTACTGCCTGTTTGAAGTCGGGGTTTTCTTTGCCCGCTTTTACGTGGGCAAGCGGCGCATTCCGGACGAAGAAAACGAAACAGAAACCAGCGAAGAGTAA
- the rmuC gene encoding DNA recombination protein RmuC, with the protein MDTSIIVLAAVALAGLLVGWLAASWRGAQQQAELLAEQRDVFSELSAARQQISQNEHWREECELLNNELRSLQHINSSLEADLREVTTRLESTQLHAEEKLRQMHSSEQRLSEQFENLANRIFEQSNRRVDEQNRQSLNGLLTPLREQLDGFRRQVQESFGQEARERHTLAHEIRNLQQLNAQMAQEAINLTRALKGDNKTQGNWGEVVLTRVLEASGLREGYEYETQVSLENDSRARMQPDVIVRLPQGKDVVIDAKMTLVAYERYFNAEDEFTREGALQEHIASVRNHIRLLGRKDYQQLPGLRSLDYVLMFIPVEPAFLIALDRQPELITEALKNNIMLVSPTTLLVALRTIANLWRYEHQSRNAQQIAERASRLYDKMRLFVDDMSAIGQSLDRAQDNYRQAMKKLSSGRGNLLVQAEAFRGLGVEIKREINPELAAEAQAQDEESRLRAGEDGLNDRNEDNALDTAAPGDEPAPKASSGG; encoded by the coding sequence GTGGATACTTCAATCATTGTGTTGGCAGCGGTTGCGCTGGCAGGGCTACTGGTCGGCTGGCTGGCAGCAAGCTGGCGCGGGGCGCAGCAACAGGCGGAATTGCTTGCTGAGCAGCGCGATGTCTTTAGTGAATTAAGCGCCGCTCGCCAGCAAATCAGCCAGAACGAACACTGGCGCGAAGAGTGCGAATTGCTCAATAACGAGCTGCGCAGCCTGCAACATATCAACAGTTCGCTGGAGGCGGATCTCCGCGAAGTCACTACCCGGCTGGAATCCACCCAGCTGCATGCCGAAGAAAAACTGCGCCAGATGCACAGCAGCGAACAGCGTTTGAGCGAACAATTCGAGAACCTGGCCAACCGTATTTTTGAGCAGAGTAACCGTCGGGTCGATGAGCAGAATCGCCAAAGCCTGAATGGCCTGCTGACGCCGCTGCGTGAGCAGCTTGACGGCTTTCGACGCCAGGTGCAGGAGAGCTTTGGTCAGGAGGCGCGCGAACGCCACACGCTGGCGCATGAGATTCGCAACTTGCAGCAACTCAACGCCCAGATGGCGCAAGAAGCCATCAATCTGACCCGCGCATTAAAAGGCGACAACAAAACCCAGGGCAACTGGGGCGAAGTGGTGTTGACCCGCGTACTTGAAGCCTCCGGCCTGCGCGAAGGCTACGAATATGAAACTCAGGTCAGCCTGGAGAATGACAGCCGCGCCCGCATGCAGCCGGACGTTATCGTGCGTCTTCCGCAGGGCAAAGACGTGGTGATCGATGCCAAAATGACGCTGGTGGCTTACGAGCGTTACTTCAACGCCGAAGATGAATTCACCCGTGAAGGCGCATTGCAGGAGCATATTGCGTCGGTGCGTAACCATATTCGCCTGCTGGGGCGAAAGGATTACCAGCAATTGCCCGGTCTGCGCAGCCTGGATTACGTGCTGATGTTTATCCCGGTGGAACCGGCGTTTCTGATTGCGCTCGACAGACAGCCAGAACTGATCACCGAAGCGCTAAAAAACAACATAATGCTGGTCAGCCCGACGACGCTTTTGGTGGCGCTGCGCACCATTGCCAATTTGTGGCGTTATGAGCATCAGAGCCGCAACGCCCAGCAAATTGCGGAGCGAGCGAGCCGTCTGTATGACAAAATGCGCCTGTTTGTCGACGATATGAGCGCCATCGGGCAAAGTCTGGATCGCGCGCAGGACAACTATCGGCAGGCGATGAAAAAACTCAGTTCCGGGCGTGGCAACCTGCTCGTTCAGGCCGAGGCGTTCCGCGGGCTTGGCGTGGAGATCAAACGCGAGATTAATCCGGAATTGGCCGCCGAAGCGCAGGCGCAGGACGAAGAGTCTCGTCTGCGAGCGGGGGAAGATGGGTTAAACGATCGTAATGAAGACAACGCATTAGACACCGCCGCGCCGGGTGATGAACCCGCGCCGAAGGCGTCGTCGGGTGGTTGA
- the tatA gene encoding Sec-independent protein translocase subunit TatA — protein sequence MGGISIWQLVIIAVIVVLLFGTKKLGSIGSDLGASIKGFKKAMSDDDKGKTETQDKSAQDADFTAKTLSDSNQPDDAKKDEKRHDKEQV from the coding sequence ATGGGTGGTATCAGCATTTGGCAGTTGGTGATTATTGCGGTCATCGTTGTACTGCTGTTCGGTACGAAAAAGCTCGGTTCAATTGGTTCCGATCTGGGTGCATCAATCAAAGGCTTTAAAAAAGCCATGAGCGACGATGATAAAGGAAAGACGGAGACGCAGGATAAATCGGCACAGGATGCAGATTTTACGGCGAAGACGCTCTCCGATAGCAATCAACCCGACGACGCTAAAAAAGACGAAAAACGTCACGACAAAGAGCAGGTGTGA
- the udp gene encoding uridine phosphorylase, translating to MSKSDVFHLGLTKTDLQGATLAIVPGDPERVEKIAALMDKPVKLASHREFTSWRAELDGKPVIVCSTGIGGPSTSIAVEELAQLGIRTFLRVGTTGAIQPHINVGDVLITTASVRLDGASLHFAPMEYPAVADFACTTALVAAADAIGATKHIGVTASSDTFYPGQERYDTFSGRVVNRYRGSMEEWQSMGVMNYEMESATLLTMCSSQGLRAGMVAGVIVNRTQQEIPNAETMKQTESHAVKIVVEAARRLL from the coding sequence ATGTCCAAGTCTGATGTTTTTCATCTCGGCCTCACCAAAACCGATTTACAAGGGGCTACGCTGGCCATCGTCCCTGGCGATCCTGAGCGTGTGGAAAAGATCGCCGCGCTGATGGATAAGCCGGTCAAACTGGCATCGCATCGTGAATTCACCAGCTGGCGCGCAGAGCTTGATGGCAAACCGGTTATCGTTTGCTCCACCGGCATCGGCGGGCCTTCTACCTCTATCGCAGTCGAAGAGCTGGCGCAGCTTGGTATCCGCACTTTCCTGCGCGTGGGAACCACCGGCGCGATTCAGCCGCATATCAATGTGGGCGACGTGCTGATTACGACCGCTTCCGTGCGCCTCGATGGTGCCAGCCTGCACTTTGCGCCGATGGAATACCCGGCGGTGGCTGACTTCGCGTGCACAACCGCGCTGGTCGCGGCGGCAGATGCGATTGGTGCCACCAAACACATCGGCGTTACCGCGTCTTCTGACACCTTCTATCCGGGCCAGGAGCGTTACGACACCTTCTCCGGCCGTGTTGTGAACCGTTACAGAGGTTCAATGGAAGAGTGGCAATCCATGGGCGTAATGAATTATGAAATGGAATCAGCAACGCTGCTGACCATGTGCTCCAGCCAGGGCCTGCGCGCCGGAATGGTCGCCGGGGTGATTGTGAATCGCACCCAGCAGGAGATCCCGAACGCCGAAACCATGAAGCAAACCGAAAGCCATGCGGTGAAAATTGTCGTCGAAGCCGCGCGTCGCCTTTTGTAA
- the ubiD gene encoding 4-hydroxy-3-polyprenylbenzoate decarboxylase yields the protein MHRMKYNDLRDFLTLLEQQGELKRIALPVDPYLEMTEIADRTLRAGGPALLFENPKGYAMPVLCNLFGTPRRVALGMGQDDVSALREVGKLLAFLKEPEPPKGFRDLFDKLPQFKQVLNMPTKRLRGAPCQQKVVQGDDVDLNKIPIMQCWPEDAAPLITWGLTVTRGPHKERQNLGIYRQQLIGKNKLIMRWLSHRGGALDFQEWQAAHPGERFPVAVALGADPATILGAVTPVPDTLSEYAFAGLLRGTKTEVVKCISNDLEVPASAEIVLEGYIEPGEMAPEGPYGDHTGYYNEIDNFPVFTVTHITQREDAIYHSTYTGRPPDEPAVLGVALNEVFVPILQKQFPEIVDFYLPPEGCSYRLAVVTMKKQYAGHAKRVMMGVWSFLRQFMYTKFVIVCDDDINARDWNDVIWAITTRMDPARDTVLVENTPIDYLDFASPVSGLGSKMGLDATNKWPGETQREWGRPIKKDPDVTARIDAIWDELAIFNAENRPDRESA from the coding sequence ATACACCGCATGAAATACAACGATCTTCGCGACTTTCTGACACTACTTGAGCAACAGGGCGAGCTAAAACGCATCGCGCTTCCGGTGGATCCCTACCTGGAAATGACGGAAATAGCCGATCGCACACTGCGTGCGGGTGGCCCGGCATTGTTGTTTGAAAATCCGAAAGGTTATGCGATGCCGGTGTTGTGTAATTTATTCGGTACGCCGCGCCGTGTCGCGCTGGGCATGGGGCAGGACGATGTCAGTGCGCTGCGTGAAGTCGGCAAACTGCTGGCCTTCCTGAAAGAGCCCGAGCCGCCAAAAGGCTTCCGCGATCTCTTCGATAAACTCCCTCAGTTCAAGCAAGTGCTGAACATGCCGACAAAACGGCTACGTGGCGCGCCCTGCCAGCAAAAAGTGGTGCAAGGTGACGACGTCGATCTCAACAAAATCCCGATTATGCAATGCTGGCCGGAAGATGCCGCGCCGCTGATCACTTGGGGTTTGACGGTCACCCGCGGGCCACATAAAGAGCGGCAAAACCTGGGGATTTACCGCCAACAGCTGATAGGTAAGAACAAATTAATTATGCGCTGGCTTTCCCATCGTGGCGGCGCACTTGATTTTCAGGAGTGGCAAGCGGCACATCCGGGCGAGCGTTTCCCGGTTGCCGTGGCGCTGGGGGCCGATCCGGCTACCATTCTTGGCGCGGTCACGCCGGTGCCGGACACGCTTTCCGAATACGCTTTCGCCGGGCTGCTACGCGGTACGAAAACTGAAGTGGTGAAATGCATTTCAAACGATCTTGAAGTGCCCGCCAGTGCGGAAATTGTGCTTGAAGGCTATATTGAGCCGGGCGAAATGGCGCCGGAAGGGCCGTATGGCGACCATACCGGTTATTACAATGAAATCGATAACTTCCCGGTGTTTACCGTTACCCATATTACGCAGCGCGAAGATGCGATTTATCACTCCACTTATACCGGGCGGCCGCCGGATGAACCCGCAGTGTTGGGTGTGGCGCTGAACGAAGTGTTCGTGCCGATTCTGCAAAAGCAGTTCCCGGAAATTGTTGATTTCTATCTGCCGCCGGAAGGCTGTTCTTACCGTCTGGCGGTAGTCACTATGAAGAAGCAGTACGCAGGCCACGCCAAGCGCGTGATGATGGGCGTCTGGTCTTTCCTGCGCCAGTTTATGTATACCAAGTTTGTGATCGTGTGCGATGACGACATTAACGCTCGCGACTGGAATGATGTTATTTGGGCGATCACCACCCGTATGGATCCTGCGCGGGATACCGTGCTGGTGGAGAACACGCCAATCGATTATTTGGATTTTGCCTCGCCGGTATCCGGCCTTGGTTCAAAAATGGGACTGGATGCCACCAATAAATGGCCCGGCGAAACCCAGCGTGAATGGGGTCGCCCAATTAAGAAGGATCCCGATGTAACGGCGAGAATCGACGCTATCTGGGATGAACTGGCCATATTCAATGCTGAAAATAGACCCGACAGAGAGAGCGCATGA
- the tatD gene encoding 3'-5' ssDNA/RNA exonuclease TatD, whose translation MFDIGVNLTSSQFAKDRDEIVKRAQAAGVAGMLITGTNLHESQQAQQLAQRYSHCWSTAGVHPHDSSGWTAETAQSIRALAATPQVVAMGECGLDFNRNFSTPQEQEYAFNAQLALAAELNMPVFLHCRDAHERFLALLDPWLDRLPGAVLHCFTGSAQEATEYAQRGLYLGITGWVCDERRGQALREVVPLIPAERLLIETDAPYLLPRDLKPKPASRRNEPAWLAHILATVAGLRGEDPYWLGAVTDQNVKRLFGIDFLT comes from the coding sequence ATGTTTGATATTGGTGTGAATCTGACCAGTTCCCAGTTCGCTAAAGACCGGGATGAGATTGTGAAGCGCGCGCAAGCGGCGGGCGTTGCGGGAATGCTGATAACCGGCACCAACCTGCACGAAAGCCAGCAGGCACAACAATTGGCGCAACGCTATTCTCACTGCTGGTCTACCGCCGGGGTGCATCCTCACGACAGCAGCGGCTGGACTGCTGAAACGGCGCAATCTATTCGCGCCCTGGCGGCGACGCCGCAGGTCGTGGCGATGGGTGAATGCGGACTGGATTTCAATCGCAATTTCTCCACGCCGCAGGAGCAGGAATATGCTTTTAACGCGCAACTGGCGCTGGCGGCTGAACTGAACATGCCTGTTTTTCTGCACTGCCGTGATGCTCACGAGCGTTTCCTGGCGCTGCTGGATCCGTGGCTGGATAGATTGCCCGGCGCGGTGTTGCACTGTTTTACCGGTTCGGCGCAGGAAGCCACAGAGTACGCTCAACGCGGGCTTTATCTTGGCATTACGGGTTGGGTTTGCGATGAACGTCGCGGGCAGGCGCTGCGTGAAGTGGTGCCATTGATTCCCGCTGAGCGGTTATTGATTGAAACCGATGCGCCTTATCTATTGCCGCGCGATCTTAAACCGAAACCGGCATCCCGGCGTAATGAACCCGCATGGTTGGCACATATTCTTGCCACTGTCGCCGGGCTACGGGGTGAAGATCCCTACTGGCTGGGCGCGGTAACCGATCAAAATGTGAAGCGGTTGTTTGGTATTGATTTTTTAACGTGA
- the ubiE gene encoding bifunctional demethylmenaquinone methyltransferase/2-methoxy-6-polyprenyl-1,4-benzoquinol methylase UbiE: MAEDSKETTHFGFQTVAKENKADMVAHVFHSVASKYDVMNDLMSMGIHRLWKRFTIDCSGVRRGQKVLDLAGGTGDLTAKFSRLVGETGQVVLADINESMLKMGREKLRNIGVIGNVEYVQANAEALPFPDNTFDCITISFGLRNVTEKEKALRSMFRVLKPGGRLLVLEFSKPIIEPLSKVYDAYSFHILPRIGQMVANDAESYRYLAESIRMHPDQDTLKAMMQDAGFENVDYYNLTAGIVALHRGYKF, from the coding sequence ATGGCGGAAGATTCAAAAGAGACGACACACTTTGGTTTTCAGACCGTCGCCAAGGAAAATAAAGCCGATATGGTGGCGCATGTTTTCCATTCGGTCGCATCAAAATATGACGTCATGAACGACTTGATGTCGATGGGCATTCACCGTTTGTGGAAGCGCTTTACTATTGATTGCAGCGGCGTCCGTCGCGGGCAAAAAGTTCTTGATCTGGCTGGCGGTACCGGTGACCTCACCGCTAAATTCTCCCGCCTGGTAGGCGAAACCGGCCAGGTTGTACTGGCCGATATCAACGAATCAATGCTGAAAATGGGGCGCGAAAAGCTGCGCAACATCGGTGTAATTGGCAACGTTGAATATGTTCAGGCGAATGCCGAAGCACTGCCTTTCCCGGATAACACCTTCGACTGCATCACCATCTCTTTTGGTTTGCGTAATGTGACCGAAAAAGAGAAAGCGCTGCGCTCCATGTTTCGCGTGCTGAAACCGGGCGGTCGCTTGCTGGTGCTGGAGTTTTCCAAACCGATTATCGAGCCGCTGAGCAAAGTCTACGACGCTTACTCTTTCCACATCCTGCCGCGTATCGGCCAGATGGTGGCAAATGACGCTGAAAGCTATCGCTATCTTGCTGAATCCATCCGTATGCATCCCGATCAGGACACCCTGAAAGCGATGATGCAGGACGCGGGTTTCGAAAACGTCGATTATTACAATTTGACCGCCGGTATCGTTGCTCTGCACCGTGGCTACAAGTTCTGA
- the tatB gene encoding Sec-independent protein translocase protein TatB: MFDIGFGELILVFVIGLIVLGPQRLPVAVRTVAGWVRALRSLATTVQNELTQELKLQEFQDSLKKVEKASLDSLTPELKESMDELRQAAESMKRSYSANDAEKASDEAHTIHNPVVKDNEAQHEGVTPGAAENQASSPEQVPAAAPEKKAPVVNPAVKEAVVVSDSTPSASDKS, from the coding sequence GTGTTCGATATAGGTTTTGGCGAACTGATACTCGTGTTTGTGATCGGCCTGATTGTGCTCGGGCCGCAACGTTTGCCCGTGGCGGTGCGTACCGTGGCGGGCTGGGTTCGCGCGTTACGATCGCTGGCGACCACGGTGCAGAACGAATTGACGCAGGAACTTAAGTTGCAGGAATTCCAGGACAGCCTGAAAAAGGTTGAGAAAGCGAGCCTGGATAGCCTGACGCCAGAGTTAAAAGAGTCAATGGACGAACTGCGCCAGGCGGCGGAATCCATGAAGCGCTCGTACAGCGCAAACGACGCGGAAAAAGCGAGTGATGAAGCACACACCATCCACAATCCGGTGGTGAAAGATAACGAAGCGCAGCACGAAGGCGTAACGCCTGGCGCAGCTGAAAACCAGGCGAGTTCCCCGGAACAGGTTCCTGCTGCCGCGCCCGAGAAAAAAGCGCCGGTAGTGAACCCTGCGGTGAAAGAAGCCGTGGTGGTTTCCGATTCCACACCTTCTGCAAGTGATAAGTCCTGA
- the rfaH gene encoding transcription/translation regulatory transformer protein RfaH, whose amino-acid sequence MQSWYLLYCKRGQLQRAQEHLERQSVSCLTPMIALEKIVRGKRTTVSEPLFPNYLFVEFDPEVIHTTTINATRGVSHFVRFGMHPASVPYSVIDQLATWQPEGITDPDTPYPGDDVIITEGALEGLQAIFKEPDGEARSMLLLHLLNKQVLQSVKNTDFRKA is encoded by the coding sequence ATGCAATCCTGGTATCTACTCTACTGCAAACGAGGCCAGCTCCAGCGCGCCCAGGAACACCTGGAACGCCAATCTGTAAGCTGCCTCACGCCAATGATCGCATTGGAAAAAATCGTTCGCGGCAAGCGGACGACGGTGAGTGAGCCTCTCTTCCCAAACTACTTGTTTGTGGAATTTGATCCCGAGGTCATTCACACCACGACCATTAACGCCACGCGAGGTGTCAGCCACTTTGTGCGTTTTGGCATGCATCCGGCAAGCGTGCCTTATTCGGTTATCGATCAGCTCGCCACCTGGCAGCCGGAAGGGATTACCGATCCGGATACGCCCTACCCCGGCGATGATGTCATCATTACGGAAGGTGCGCTTGAAGGTTTGCAAGCCATCTTTAAAGAGCCGGATGGCGAAGCGCGCTCGATGCTGCTGCTGCATCTGCTCAATAAACAGGTGCTGCAAAGCGTCAAAAATACCGACTTCCGCAAAGCCTGA
- the ubiB gene encoding ubiquinone biosynthesis regulatory protein kinase UbiB, with amino-acid sequence MTPGELRRLYFIIQTFLSYGLDELIPKMRITLPIRIWRRMLFWMPNRHKEKLLGERLRLALQELGPVWIKFGQMLSTRRDLFPPLIADQLAMLQDRVAPFDGRLAKQQIEKAMGDLPVETWFDDFEIEPLASASIAQVHTARLKDSGKEVVIKVIRPDILPIIKADLKLIYRLAGWVPRLLPDGRRLRPREVVREYEKTLIDELDLLREAANAIQLRRNFENSPMLYVPEIYSDYCSQNMLVMERIYGIPVSDVPALEKNGTNLKLLAERGVQVFFTQVFRDSFFHADMHPGNIFVSYDHPEDPQYIGIDCGIVGSLNKEDKRYLAENFIAFFNRDYRKVAELHVDSGWVPLDTNVEEFEFAIRTVCEPIFEKPLAEISFGHVLLNLFNTARRFNMEVQPQLVLLQKTLLYIEGVGRQLYPQLDLWKTAKPFLESWIKDQVGIPALVRALKEKGPFWIEKMPELPELIYSGLQQGKYLQHSVDKIANELQTNHVRQGQSRYLFGIGATLLLSGTLLLINRPEWGLNPLWLMAGGGVAWLLGWCKTR; translated from the coding sequence ATGACGCCTGGAGAACTACGGCGGCTCTATTTCATCATCCAGACTTTTTTGAGTTACGGGCTTGATGAGCTCATCCCTAAAATGCGCATCACCCTGCCGATACGGATCTGGCGCAGGATGTTGTTCTGGATGCCGAACCGGCACAAAGAGAAGCTGTTAGGGGAACGTCTGCGCCTGGCCTTGCAGGAGTTAGGTCCGGTATGGATTAAATTCGGGCAAATGCTTTCAACGCGCCGCGACTTATTCCCCCCGCTTATCGCCGATCAACTCGCGATGTTGCAGGATCGCGTTGCGCCTTTTGATGGTCGGCTGGCCAAACAGCAGATCGAAAAAGCCATGGGCGATCTTCCTGTTGAAACCTGGTTCGACGATTTCGAGATTGAACCGCTGGCTTCTGCGTCCATTGCCCAGGTACATACCGCGCGGCTGAAAGATAGCGGCAAAGAGGTGGTGATTAAGGTTATCCGCCCGGATATCCTGCCGATTATCAAAGCGGACCTGAAACTTATCTATCGTCTGGCGGGCTGGGTTCCACGTTTGCTGCCGGACGGACGTCGTCTGCGCCCGCGTGAAGTGGTGCGCGAATATGAAAAGACGCTGATCGACGAACTGGATTTGCTGCGCGAAGCCGCTAACGCTATCCAGTTACGCCGCAATTTTGAAAACAGCCCGATGCTCTACGTTCCTGAAATTTATTCTGACTATTGCAGCCAGAATATGCTGGTGATGGAGCGGATTTACGGCATCCCGGTGTCTGATGTTCCGGCGCTGGAAAAGAACGGTACCAACCTGAAATTGCTGGCCGAACGCGGTGTGCAGGTGTTTTTCACGCAGGTTTTCCGCGACAGCTTTTTCCATGCGGATATGCACCCCGGCAATATTTTTGTCAGCTATGACCACCCGGAAGACCCACAGTACATCGGTATTGATTGCGGCATTGTTGGCTCGCTGAATAAAGAAGATAAGCGCTATTTAGCTGAAAACTTTATCGCCTTCTTTAACCGCGACTATCGCAAAGTGGCTGAGCTGCATGTGGATTCTGGTTGGGTTCCGCTGGACACCAACGTGGAAGAGTTCGAGTTTGCGATCCGCACGGTCTGCGAGCCTATTTTTGAAAAGCCGCTGGCGGAAATCTCTTTCGGCCATGTCCTGCTTAACCTGTTTAATACAGCGCGGCGTTTCAATATGGAAGTGCAGCCGCAACTGGTGCTGTTGCAGAAAACGCTGCTCTACATCGAAGGTGTGGGTCGCCAGCTTTATCCGCAGCTGGATTTGTGGAAAACCGCGAAACCTTTCCTTGAATCGTGGATCAAAGATCAGGTGGGCATTCCTGCGTTAGTCAGGGCGCTCAAAGAGAAAGGACCGTTCTGGATTGAGAAAATGCCGGAGCTTCCTGAACTGATCTACAGCGGCTTGCAGCAAGGTAAGTATTTGCAGCACAGCGTGGATAAAATCGCCAATGAACTACAGACCAACCATGTACGGCAGGGGCAATCGCGTTACCTGTTTGGCATTGGCGCGACGTTGCTGTTGAGCGGGACGTTATTACTGATCAATCGACCTGAATGGGGCCTTAATCCCTTATGGTTAATGGCGGGCGGCGGCGTCGCCTGGCTGTTGGGCTGGTGCAAGACGCGTTGA
- the ubiJ gene encoding ubiquinone biosynthesis protein UbiJ, which produces MPFKPMVAAGIERVLNTFLYREGALKPARQRLHGKVLRVVLQEFSSPFVLVFSERQIDVLGEWEGEADCSVITQLRVLPKLRDRQQLTALIRSGELEVQGDIQVVQNLVSLMDLAEFDPAEVLAPWTGDIAAEGISKFLRGGARFLRHGFQRQRRYVSEVLTEEWRVAPGALEVAWFAEETAAVERAADTLAKRLDKLEGK; this is translated from the coding sequence ATGCCCTTTAAGCCGATGGTGGCCGCGGGAATCGAACGCGTGCTGAATACCTTTTTATACCGCGAGGGCGCGTTGAAACCGGCGCGCCAGCGTCTGCATGGCAAAGTGCTGCGCGTGGTTCTGCAAGAGTTTTCCTCGCCGTTTGTGCTGGTGTTCAGCGAGCGGCAAATTGATGTGCTGGGCGAATGGGAAGGCGAAGCCGACTGTTCCGTTATCACGCAGCTACGGGTATTACCGAAACTGCGCGATCGCCAGCAGCTGACCGCGCTTATTCGCAGCGGCGAGCTGGAAGTGCAGGGCGATATCCAGGTGGTGCAAAACCTGGTATCGCTGATGGATCTGGCGGAGTTCGACCCCGCAGAAGTGCTCGCGCCGTGGACGGGTGATATCGCCGCCGAGGGCATCAGTAAGTTCCTGCGCGGTGGCGCGCGTTTTTTGCGCCACGGTTTTCAACGTCAGCGGCGTTATGTTTCTGAAGTCTTAACGGAAGAGTGGCGTGTCGCGCCAGGCGCGCTGGAAGTCGCCTGGTTCGCAGAGGAGACGGCGGCCGTTGAACGTGCTGCGGACACCTTAGCCAAGCGCCTGGATAAACTGGAGGGCAAATGA
- the fre gene encoding NAD(P)H-flavin reductase → MTTLSCKVTSVDAITDTVYRVRLVPEAAFSFRAGQYLMVVMDERDKRPFSMASTPDQRDFIELHIGASELNLYAMAVMDRILKDREIVIDIPHGDAWLRDDEERPMVLIAGGTGFSYARSILLTSLAQNPNREITIYWGGREEKHLYDLAELEALSVDHQNLRVVPVVEQPEDDWRGRSGTVLAAVLQDFGSLAEHDIYIAGRFEMAKIARDLFCNERGAREDRLFGDAFAFI, encoded by the coding sequence ATGACAACCTTAAGCTGTAAAGTGACCTCGGTAGATGCCATCACTGATACCGTATATCGCGTCCGTTTAGTGCCGGAAGCGGCTTTTTCATTTCGCGCTGGCCAGTACTTAATGGTGGTGATGGATGAGCGAGATAAGCGTCCCTTCTCGATGGCTTCCACGCCGGATCAGCGTGATTTTATTGAGCTGCATATTGGCGCGTCCGAGCTGAATCTTTACGCTATGGCCGTGATGGACCGTATCCTGAAAGATCGGGAAATCGTGATTGATATTCCTCATGGCGACGCCTGGCTGCGCGATGACGAAGAGCGCCCGATGGTGCTGATCGCGGGTGGTACCGGTTTCTCCTATGCGCGCTCGATCCTGTTGACGTCGCTGGCGCAAAATCCGAACCGTGAAATCACCATTTACTGGGGCGGTCGCGAAGAGAAGCACCTTTACGATTTGGCCGAGCTTGAAGCGCTGTCTGTCGATCATCAGAACCTGCGCGTGGTGCCGGTCGTTGAGCAGCCGGAGGATGACTGGCGTGGTCGTTCAGGTACGGTGCTGGCGGCAGTGCTTCAGGATTTCGGTTCGCTTGCCGAGCATGATATCTATATCGCTGGCCGTTTTGAGATGGCGAAAATCGCCCGTGATCTGTTCTGCAATGAGCGCGGTGCGCGCGAGGATCGTCTGTTCGGCGATGCATTTGCATTTATTTAA